One genomic segment of Panulirus ornatus isolate Po-2019 chromosome 3, ASM3632096v1, whole genome shotgun sequence includes these proteins:
- the LOC139761078 gene encoding uncharacterized protein, producing the protein MKCLVVAVLVVAAVGSPIPDDCEYEVVGYSGAVSTGPHYATHYATIPAGQHYQATYATVGAPVVATADVQKATAAFMAAWNAAAARAATIQSTLVKSAPTGGYVIQVPKQVEATEEVKKATAQFTAAWNEAAQRATTVEYGVDTLSKPVKPTAEVHKATTEFMDAWQAAAQQASSLRHAVTVSADPYSALPQQVQATDEVKRATEEFMAAWRKAAARVPAIQTTMYQIAGTPPAPSAPKTVGGAPQFTPSVAQATAEFMAAWNAAAAAAEAAPDVNIIMGASSLPGTAQPAAPQAPAAVSYAVPSAPVPSYGPPQPVQPTPEVQRATAAFMAAWNTAAARASTIQATLVKTAPSGSYTIELPKQVQETDEVKRATAEFMQAWNAAAQRATVVEQAIGTLPQPVQQTAEVQQATVEFMAAWEAAAQRASTIRQAVTVSADPYSAVPQQVEATDEVKRATEEFMEAWRKAAARVPSIQTTMYQISGTVPAPETPKIVNGVPQFTPAVAKATAEFMAAWNAAAAAAEAAPDVNIIMGASSLPRPAQPAAPQAPAAVSYAVPSAPAPSYGPPQPVQPTPEVQRATAAFMAAWNTAAARASTIQATLVKTAPSGTYTIELPKQVQETDEVKRATAEFMQAWNAAAQRATVVEQAIGTLPQPVQQTAEVQQATVEFMAAWEAAAQRASTIRQAVTVSADPYSAIPQQVQATDEVKRATEEFMQAWRKAAARVPSIQTTMYQISGTVPAPETPKIVNGVPQFTPAVAQATAEFMKVWEAAAAAAEAAPDVNIIMGASAQPRPGQYAVSHAPATVSYAAAPASTLYHGPPQPVQPTPEVQQATAAFMAAWNAAAERATKIQATLVKSADTIAPPRQVEDTSAVKKATAEFMAAWNAAARRATVVEQAVSTLPQQVDYTDDVKTATAEFMASWHAAAQRASSINTAVSATTYGIPQQVQPTREVQQATAEFMKAWNTAAARVPTIETTLYTLSGSAALDPARAPQPVSDTPEVAAAKRAFMAQFRAAQEAAARASVSHGVLPAPTVLTVSPAQHVAYSAGGLHHGYTISDRIFAPFTGFPIYVKDC; encoded by the coding sequence GTGGTAGCAGTGTTAGTGGTGGCAGCTGTGGGGTCGCCCATTCCAGACGACTGTGAATATGAAGTCGTTGGATACAGCGGGGCGGTGTCCACTGGGCCACACTATGCAACACACTACGCGACCATCCCTGCCGGACAACACTACCAGGCGACATATGCAACTGTAGGGGCACCAGTTGTAGCCACAGCTGATGTTCAAAAAGCGACTGCTGCATTCATGGCAGCGTGGAATGCAGCAGCTGCAAGGGCAGCAACAATTCAGTCAACATTGGTGAAATCGGCACCAACAGGAGGATATGTCATTCAAGTTCCCAAACAAGTAGAAGCAACTGAAGAAGTGAAGAAGGCAACAGCTCAGTTTACGGCAGCGTGGAATGAGGCTGCTCAACGTGCAACAACGGTTGAATACGGGGTTGATACACTTTCAAAACCAGTAAAGCCAACAGCCGAAGTTCATAAGGCCACAACAGAATTCATGGATGCTTGGCAAGCAGCTGCCCAACAAGCTTCTTCACTCAGACATGCGGTCACGGTATCTGCTGACCCatactctgctcttccccagcaaGTACAAGCTACAGACGAGGTCAAGAGAGCAACAGAAGAATTCATGGCAGCCTGGAGAAAGGCAGCCGCACGGGTACCTGCCATTCAAACGACCATGTACCAGATTGCAGGCACCCCACCAGCTCCTTCAGCACCAAAAACCGTTGGAGGCGCTCCCCAGTTCACTCCCTCAGTTGCACAAGCAACAGCTGAGTTTATGGCAGCTTGgaatgctgctgctgcagctgctgaagCAGCTCCTGATGTCAACATCATAATGGGAGCCAGTTCTCTACCCGGTACCGCACAACCTGCAGCACCTCAGGCACCAGCTGCTGTGTCCTATGCTGTTCCTTCTGCACCTGTTCCTTCATATGGACCCCCTCAGCCTGTTCAGCCCACACCAGAAGTACAGCGGGCTACTGCTGCTTTCATGGCTGCATGGAACACAGCTGCTGCCAGAGCATCTACCATCCAGGCAACTTTGGTCAAGACAGCACCCTCTGGCTCTTATACAATTGAGCTTCCAAAGCAAGTACAAGAAACCGATGAGGTTAAGAGAGCAACAGCTGAGTTTATGCAAGCATGGAATGCAGCTGCACAACGTGCAACTGTTGTAGAACAAGCTATCGGCACTCTGCCTCAGCCAGTACAGCAAACCGCTGAGGTCCAACAAGCTACTGTTGAATTCATGGCTGCCTGGGAAGCTGCTGCCCAAAGGGCTTCCACCATCAGACAAGCTGTGACTGTGTCTGCCGATCCTTACTCCGCTGTTCCCCAACAAGTAGAGGCTACTGACGAGGTCAAGAGAGCTACTGAAGAATTCATGGAAGCTTGGAGAAAGGCCGCAGCTCGAGTACCTTCCATTCAGACAACTATGTACCAAATTTCAGGAACCGTACCAGCACCAGAAACTCCAAAAATTGTTAATGGTGTTCCTCAGTTCACTCCTGCAGTTGCAAAAGCAACAGCTGAGTTTATGGCAGCTTGgaatgctgctgctgcagctgctgaagCAGCTCCTGATGTCAATATCATAATGGGAGCCAGTTCTCTAccccgtcctgcacaacctgcaGCACCTCAGGCACCAGCTGCTGTGTCCTATGCTGTTCCTTCTGCACCTGCTCCTTCATATGGACCCCCTCAGCCTGTTCAGCCCACACCAGAAGTACAGCGGGCTACTGCTGCTTTCATGGCTGCATGGAACACAGCTGCTGCCAGAGCATCTACCATCCAGGCAACTTTGGTCAAGACAGCACCCTCTGGCACTTATACAATTGAGCTTCCAAAGCAAGTACAAGAAACCGATGAGGTTAAGAGAGCAACAGCTGAGTTTATGCAAGCATGGAATGCAGCTGCACAACGTGCAACTGTTGTAGAACAAGCTATCGGCACTCTGCCTCAGCCAGTACAGCAAACCGCTGAGGTCCAACAAGCTACTGTTGAATTCATGGCTGCCTGGGAAGCTGCTGCCCAAAGGGCTTCCACCATCAGACAAGCTGTGACTGTGTCTGCCGATCCTTACTCCGCTATTCCCCAACAAGTGCAGGCTACTGACGAGGTCAAGAGAGCTACTGAAGAATTCATGCAAGCTTGGAGAAAGGCCGCAGCTCGAGTACCTTCCATTCAGACAACTATGTACCAAATTTCAGGAACCGTACCAGCACCAGAAACTCCTAAAATTGTTAATGGTGTTCCTCAATTTACTCCAGCAGTTGCGCAAGCAACAGCTGAGTTTATGAAGGTTTGggaagctgctgctgcagctgccgaAGCAGCTCCTGATGTTAACATCATTATGGGAGCCAGTGCTCAACCCCGTCCTGGACAGTATGCAGTTTCCCATGCCCCAGCCACTGTCTCCTATGCTGCAGCACCTGCATCTACTCTTTATCATGGACCACCTCAGCCTGTTCAGCCTACACCAGAAGTACAGCAGGCCACTGCTGCATTCATGGCTGCATGGAATGCAGCTGCTGAGCGAGCAACTAAAATACAAGCAACCTTAGTTAAATCTGCTGATACCATTGCACCCCCTCGGCAAGTGGAAGACACGTCTGCTGTGAAGAAGGCCACTGCTGAGTTTATGGCAGCATGGAATGCAGCTGCTCGACGTGCTACTGTTGTAGAACAAGCTGTATCAACTCTACCCCAGCAGGTTGATTATACTGATGATGTCAAGACGGCTACTGCAGAGTTTATGGCATCCTGGCATGCTGCAGCCCAACGAGCATCATCAATTAACACAGCCGTCTCTGCAACCACCTATGGTATTCCTCAGCAAGTACAACCCACAAGGGAAGTACAGCAAGCCACAGCTGAATTCATGAAGGCCTGGAATACCGCAGCAGCAAGGGTTCCTACCATTGAAACAACCTTGTACACACTCTCTGGATCTGCTGCTCTTGACCCAGCGCGGGCTCCTCAGCCCGTGTCCGATACTCCAGAGGTGGCAGCTGCTAAACGGGCTTTTATGGCTCAGTTCCGTGCAGCCCAGGAAGCCGCAGCTCGTGCCTCAGTCAGTCATGGCGTCCTTCCAGCCCCAACTGTCTTAACCGTATCCCCAGCCCAACACGTAGCATACAGTGCCGGCGGCCTTCATCATGGATATACCATCAGCGACCGGATTTTCGCTCCTTTTACTGGGTTTCCCATCTACGTTAAGGACTGCTAA